In Drosophila simulans strain w501 chromosome 3R, Prin_Dsim_3.1, whole genome shotgun sequence, a single window of DNA contains:
- the LOC6727598 gene encoding transcription termination factor 5, mitochondrial, whose translation MLRNGQNQAQLLARSLGQLARGMASSKRVSSKKQDLKPKLPKPPTVETPMEEPLNANYLSKTLGSSYRVWATALEKHPELKTLKRKDLLNSYDTLKSLDYSVDDIIAKPMIIYYGATTLANRHSVLQECGFHNVTVQTLAKYVTVVNKPIEVLKSHSYIPFDLKVAERLAGYFKDIKLPVDLRELESETLTLKSLRQSLLNAYLRERLQMDDNDLQKLWRVYTRIRHKSFRAVQDTIELLTKEFHFPIERLRKNSFLLYSEADNVRRILREVPTIDSQDIREIGFRRPKILMSTCDSLKQTLQHVHDFGISEDAVLRCLEVLTLGPDTVLERLRDLQEIEEFQVLGTNPRVLRLVHYQNKARLRLDYLNQLRVRCASLHILSCGSEAFAKFARDGSDRTKGRDIVVYLGNVLGKDVQVLRNLLSRHPNWCHIPLLHVKQCLEYLCSKKFKLSEIFANIHLLLYPIKRIEEKMLLLQSPDAQEDLQLPVANFDSLSNNEILTLILYLIESEFHFTGDGIWTEQHTHHVENFNNLLPDFPESLNKVYKYGVKPADKMIMERL comes from the exons ATGCTGCGCAACGGCCAGAATCAAGCGCAATTGCTGGCCCGGAGCCTTGGACAGCTGGCGCGGGGAATGGCCAGTTCGAAACGGGTCAGCAGTAAGAAGCAGGATCTGAAGCCAAAACTGCCAAAGCCACCGACAGTCGAGACGCCGATGGAAGAGCCACTGAATGCGAACTATTTGTCCAAAACTCTGG GTAGTTCCTATCGGGTTTGGGCGACAGCCTTAGAGAAGCATCCAGAGCTCAAGACGTTGAAGCGCAAGGACTTGCTAAACTCCTACGACACTTTGAAATCACTGGACTATAGTGTGGACGACATCATAGCGAAGCCCATGATCATCTATTATGGTGCGACCACTTTGGCCAATCGCCACAGTGTCTTGCAGGAGTGCGGCTTCCACAACGTGACTGTCCAAACGCTGGCCAAGTATGTGACCGTGGTCAACAAGCCGATAGAAGTCCTGAAGTCACATAGCTACATCCCCTTCGATTTGAAGGTGGCGGAACGTCTGGCGGGATATTTTAAGGACATCAAGCTGCCGGTGGATTTACGGGAGCTGGAGAGTGAGACACTCACACTGAAGAGCTTGAGACAATCCCTGCTCAACGCTTACCTGCGTGAACGTCTCCAGATGGACGACAACGATCTTCAGAAGCTGTGGCGCGTTTACACGCGCATCCGCCACAAGAGTTTTCGAGCAGTGCAGGACACCATTGAACTGCTGACCAAAGAGTTTCATTTTCCCATCGAGCGGCTAAGGAAGAACAGCTTTCTGCTCTATTCGGAAGCAGATAACGTGCGGCGCATCCTGCGAGAGGTACCTACCATTGACTCGCAGGACATACGCGAAATCGGCTTTCGCAGACCCAAGATTTTGATGTCCACGTGCGATAGCTTGAAGCAAACGCTGCAGCACGTCCACGATTTCGGCATCAGTGAGGATGCCGTTCTCCGCTGCCTGGAGGTGCTCACCCTTGGACCGGATACGGTTCTGGAGCGACTAAGGGATCTGCAGGAGATCGAGGAGTTTCAAGTCTTGGGTACCAATCCGCGAGTCCTAAGACTGGTGCACTACCAGAACAAGGCGCGACTGCGTCTGGATTATCTCAATCAACTGCGGGTTCGGTGCGCCTCCTTGCACATCCTTTCTTGCGGGTCCGAGGCTTTCGCTAA ATTTGCCAGAGATGGCTCGGATCGTACTAAAGGCCGCGATATAGTCGTCTACTTGGGTAATGTTTTGGGGAAGGACGTGCAAGTGCTGCGCAATCTTCTCTCTCGCCATCCCAACTGGTGCCATATACCTTTGCTGCACGTAAAGCAGTGTCTGGAGTACTTAtgcagcaaaaagtttaaaCTTAGTGAGATATTTGCGAACATACACTTGCTGCTTTATCCCAT CAAACGCATTGAAGAAAAAATGCTTCTTTTGCAATCACCCGATGCACAAGAAGATCTGCAGTTGCCAGTGGCGAATTTCGATTCGTTAAGCAACAACGAGATCCTGACTCTCATTCTCTACCTAATCGAATCGGAGTTCCACTTCACGGGCGACGGCATCTGGACGGAGCAGCATACACATCACGTGGAGAACTTCAACAATCTACTGCCCGACTTTCCGGAAAGTCTCAATAAGGTCTACAAGTACGGCGTAAAGCCTGCAGATAAAATGATTATGGAGCGCTTGTAG
- the LOC6727600 gene encoding SRR1-like protein, which yields MSNSGEDFQVVTRKKWMARKCLRRRDRHKSESDYLIDCPDVNVEKFQPRLENLCTEMCQSDYFLVAMETLQQQLEGIRKPLERIVCLGLGPFSRTYHALHQAAFVIGLHRHHKIREALYFDPVFRDSEKELIRLFDGSIMSEDCAGKHEATVPTLYYLPHCPYALMHNILWSNWKRETLPNVFLISNSFEMLTMTPRNQDDHIIRIVEHCTENPLEDDYEHHNVFNDLSLHTFPQKSLPGSNDEAFWTRCAPLKVNEDELITETETNFAALKLESE from the exons ATGTCGAACTCTGGAGAGGATTTTCAGGTGGTAACGCGCAAGAAATGGATGGCTCGTAAGTGCCTGAGACGGCGGGATCGCCATAAATCTGAAAGCGATTACCTAATCGACTGTCcggatgtgaatgtggagaAATTTCAGCC GCGTCTGGAAAACCTGTGCACCGAGATGTGTCAAAGCGACTACTTTCTGGTGGCCATGGAAACGctacagcagcaactggaggGCATTAGGAAACCGTTGGAGCGAATTGTTTGCCTGGGACTGGGGCCCTTCTCCCGCACCTACCATGCCCTGCATCAGGCTGCCTTTGTGATTGGACTGCACCGGCACCACAAGATCAGAGAGGCTTTGTACTTCGATCCCGTCTTCAGAGACAGCGAGAAGGAACTGATCCGACTGTTCGACGGTAGTATAATGAGCGAGGACTGCGCGGGCAAGCACGAGGCGACGGTGCCAACGCTCTATTATCTGCCACACTGCCCCTACGCTCTGATGCATAACATCCTGTGGTCCAACTGGAAGCGGGAGACACTGCCCAACGTTTTTCTCATCTCGAATAGCTTCGAAATGCTGACTATGACGCCTAGAAACCAGGATGACCACATAATAAGAATAGTAGAACATTGTACAGAGAATCCGCTGGAAGATGACTACGAGCACCACAATGTATTCAACGACTTGTCGCTGCACACGTTCCCCCAGAAATCATTGCCCGGTAGCAACGACGAAGCGTTCTGGACACGATGTGCTCCCTTGAAGGTGAATGAGGATGAGCTGATCACGGAAACGGAGACGAACTTTGCTGCCCTGAAGCTGGAATCTGAATAA
- the LOC6727601 gene encoding coiled-coil domain-containing protein 174, whose product MNDPNKAISVNLSSLLSLKAELLRKQHEVRVAKATKGSAADFRPAKSAGNKEKFNDQGYKKVGSSDDGAKVYEAEDHAQLEKSRRILEAKSKFYDRMSRNGGSLNSDDNCLVMFNRKKQEADREPEQRTQRRESRQRLSSSSSSSHDEEDHDDLEVEYVDCLGRTRKCLRKDLKEAKRRDKELAESMPERLDQTKANWMIDTKGSREQNSNHNSDDESFIGPRPTESVVSEALSTMTKHDEQRMNWERKEQENFDKPDVHYQDVFFDEARTHGVGYYAFSTDEEERRKQQLDLEKARQATTAEQMRRDELRAQRDRLVAERVLAAKNRIRERNGLPPINVEDYLREEQQKKDELAKEKAELKREEEERKAAIERKKEKEEAELEELRKEHVRDWDKNKPGVRKRRDSDSAEPPEEEEWKYKAERLPMSQEEWNEKQRAQRPAEFAPMPEPVTLKRSNFSSMPPPMVWNRAQEPQFHNFHSTKEEKKFQRRSYSAPNEAEDDEQPSTSSRGMGAAIPPPAGLDDRAPPAKKSKSQDDLERSIEAGLRFLRENCDKGLLGNKGTWTAKADY is encoded by the coding sequence ATGAACGATCCAAACAAGGCCATTAGTGTGAATCTCTCCTCGCTGCTCAGCCTAAAGGCGGAATTGCTGCGGAAACAGCATGAGGTGAGGGTGGCCAAGGCCACAAAGGGATCCGCCGCCGACTTTCGCCCCGCCAAGAGCGCCGGCAACAAGGAAAAGTTCAATGATCAGGGCTACAAGAAGGTCGGAAGCAGCGACGATGGTGCCAAAGTGTACGAGGCCGAGGACCACGCTCAGTTGGAGAAGTCACGGCGCATCCTGGAGGCCAAGAGTAAGTTCTACGACCGGATGAGCCGCAATGGAGGCAGCCTCAACTCCGATGATAATTGCCTGGTGATGTTCAACCGCAAAAAGCAGGAGGCAGATCGGGAGCCGGAGCAGCGCACGCAGAGGCGTGAGTCCCGCCAGCGACTgagtagcagcagcagttccagcCACGATGAGGAAGACCACGACGATTTAGAGGTGGAGTACGTTGATTGCCTGGGACGCACTAGAAAGTGTTTGCGGAAGGACTTGAAGGAGGCCAAGCGACGCGACAAGGAACTTGCCGAGAGCATGCCGGAGCGCCTAGATCAGACCAAGGCCAACTGGATGATAGATACCAAAGGGAGCCGCGAGCAGAATAGTAACCACAACAGCGATGATGAGTCCTTCATTGGGCCGCGGCCAACGGAGAGCGTCGTCAGCGAGGCCCTGTCCACGATGACCAAACACGACGAACAGCGCATGAACTGGGAGcgcaaggagcaggagaatTTCGACAAGCCTGATGTCCACTACCAGGATGTCTTCTTTGACGAAGCGCGCACCCACGGTGTTGGCTACTATGCCTTCTCCACGGACGAAGAGGAGCGCCGAAAGCAGCAGTTGGATCTGGAAAAGGCACGCCAAGCTACGACTGCTGAGCAAATGCGACGAGATGAATTGCGCGCCCAACGAGACCGTCTCGTGGCAGAGCGCGTGCTGGCCGCCAAAAACAGGATTCGAGAACGCAACGGCTTGCCACCCATCAACGTTGAAGACTACCTGCGGGAGGAACAGCAAAAGAAGGACGAATTAGCGAAAGAAAAAGCAGAACTAAAGCGGGAGGAGGAAGAGCGGAAGGCAGCCATCGAgcgtaaaaaagaaaaggaggaGGCTGAACTTGAAGAATTGCGAAAGGAGCACGTACGCGATTGGGACAAGAACAAACCTGGTGTGCGCAAGCGACGAGACTCGGACAGCGCAGAGCCAcctgaggaggaggagtggaAGTACAAGGCCGAACGCCTGCCCATGTCCCAGGAGGAGTGGAATGAGAAGCAGCGTGCCCAGCGGCCTGCAGAATTTGCGCCCATGCCAGAACCTGTTACCCTCAAGCGCAGCAACTTCAGCAGCATGCCACCGCCTATGGTGTGGAACCGTGCCCAAGAGCCGCAGTTCCACAACTTTCACAGCACAAAGGAGGAAAAGAAGTTCCAGCGACGGAGCTATAGTGCGCCTAACGAGGCCGAAGATGATGAACAACCGAGCACATCCAGTCGTGGCATGGGTGCAGCTATTCCCCCGCCTGCTGGATTGGATGACCGAGCTCCACCAGCTAAAAAGTCCAAGTCCCAGGACGACCTGGAGCGCTCCATCGAAGCGGGTCTTAGATTTCTGCGCGAGAACTGCGACAAGGGCCTCCTGGGAAACAAGGGCACCTGGACGGCCAAGGCGGATTACTAA
- the LOC6727602 gene encoding uncharacterized protein LOC6727602: MGITETAAATTTTGLGAANAVESKQILSLEVFQDIYKHVEPDVQIDAFELAQGSDRGDNYTAALYRIKLTGKRRSLKWEQNVICKVMPESVVAREAYKSDKLFRNEVQFYNTIMPELLKFQASKTNQDTPVFNAIPKCYSARHDLLIMEDLRERGFQMSDRHKGLSLEETQSVLLQVAQLHGLSLAYKFEKPLEFSNLCSVISEGIFCTANTSWYRNYYERLTKNAIQMVSEVLPPDSKYVLAMNKFAESSSFFGRMVKLASTESPLSAICHGDCWVNNFLYHYDPEDPHRVLEVALLDFQLIRYSSIALDIANLLYCCTTKEMRDAQLQTLLKIYTEELFRWLQMLCTNLPDHCDTLQKLQDLFAEELKTYGRFALGLALDILPISTCSSEDAPDMYLDRSDELGEDVGAPTLNFPPNDLCRQKMSEIVIDMVDRDML, translated from the exons ATGGGTATTACGGagacagcagcggcaacaacaactaccgGACTGGGAGCGGCAAACGCCGTGGAGAGCAAACAAATCCTCTCGCTCGAGGTGTTCCAGGACATCTACAAGCACGTGGAACCGGATGTGCAGATCGATGCCTTCGAG CTGGCCCAGGGCTCCGACCGGGGTGACAACTATACGGCCGCCCTGTATCGCATAAAGCTGACCGGAAAGCGGAGGAGTCTCAAATGGGAACAGAACGTCATCTGCAAGGTGATGCCGGAGAGTGTAGTCGCGCGGGAGGCCTACAAGAGCGACAAGCTCTTCCG CAACGAGGTGCAGTTCTACAACACCATCATGCCGGAACTGCTCAAGTTCCAGGCCAGCAAAACGAACCAGGACACACCCGTGTTCAATGCCATTCCCAAGTGCTATTCAGCCAGGCATGATCTGCTCATAATGG AGGATCTTCGCGAACGCGGCTTCCAGATGTCCGACCGCCACAAAGGCCTCAGTCTGGAGGAGACGCAGTCCGTCCTGCTGCAGGTGGCCCAGCTGCACGGCCTTAGCCTAGCCTACAAGTTCGAGAAACCGCTGGAGTTCAGCAATCTGTGCAGCGTGATCAGCGAGGGCATCTTCTGCACGGCCAATACGAGTTGGTATCGAAACTACTACGAGCGCCTTACCAAGAACGCCATTCAGATGGTGTCCGAGGTGCTGCCCCCCGACTCCAAGTATGTCCTGGCTATGAATAAATTCGCAGAAAGCTCCTCATTCTTCGGCCGGATGGTGAAGTTGGCCAGTACGGAGTCGCCGTTATCCGCCATTTGCCACGGCGACTGCTGGGTGAACAACTTTCTGTACCACTATGATCCGGAGGATCCACACCGAGTGCTGGAGGTGGCGCTGCTCGACTTTCAGCTGATACGCTACAGCTCGATCGCACTGGACATTGCCAATCTGCTGTACTGCTGCACCACCAAGGAAATGCGCGATGCTCAGCTGCAGACTCTGCTCAAGATCTATACGGAGGAGCTGTTTCGATGGCTGCAAATGCTCTGCACCAATTTGCCGGACCACTGCGACACATTACAGAAGCTACAGGATCT CTTTGCCGAGGAGCTGAAGACATACGGACGCTTTGCTCTTGGCTTGGCATTGGATATCCTGCCTATTAGCACCTGCTCTTCGGAGGATGCCCCCGATATGTACTTGGATCGAAGCGATGAACTCGGAGAGGATGTGGGCGCGCCCACGCTCAACTTTCCACCCAACGACCTGTGCCGCCAGAAGATGTCGGAGATAGTCATTGATATGGTGGATCGGGACATGCTCTAG
- the LOC6727603 gene encoding hexosaminidase D: MHSNLWIFIWRRKLSFLLVVSGLVLLGLWTWAILIDTTAAAQPPAAQLSSSERQQQQQQQQSTGYQQVHIIQKLIEQANRVLRAERLKDNAVEKSPSPVQRLGNVRFLRPTQAKKAPLPISESFLFEQERLKILEQQQRQRNAGMEELNANAEDERMLSSAERQTQYEHELQRMGVPVVAGIGPDGPRAPAERLVHLDLKGAPPKLSFLKQLLPVLRALGATGLLIEYEDMFPYSGVLQPLAAHNAYKEDELRDFLECAALHGLSVMPLVQTFGHMEYVLKLSGFEQMRELAESPQSICPSQPQSMALLEQMLTQVIELHSQCLGQATPATNVPVAQIRFTHIHIGCDEVQRMGECTSCRQRLRSELFLSHVISMAHFIRRQWPHLGVVIWDDQLRSMSLSELQHSQVGSYVEPMVWVYASDIYRFIQPQLWDTYAKVFPSAWTASAFKGAFGESLLVPPLQHHLENNIRWLAVIAKEGGRFSKGLRGLALTGWQRYDHFAVLCELLPVGIPSLMTSLSTVSKGYFSTNPRDNELLRVLQCVFQPDSRRSGRPWLELHPNAHHSQLFAVCNYPGHLVFKYALRLFDKLAEIRLYLQQTRDQSAWLSDYNVRHNFSSPLRVRELTDRTPMLIEELRAMAREAQQLLWEVYDEYTVTEFVEQHIYPTIEALQRQLARAEMLLQRRTWPQRPLPLPLKVQEDMGLVTHQQEQQ; encoded by the exons ATGCACTCAAATCTTTGGATATTTATTTGGCGCCGGAAACTTTCCTTCCTGCTCGTCGTGTCTGGCCTGGTGCTTCTCGGCCTCTGGACATGGGCCATACTAATCGATACGACAGCCGCAGCACAGCCTCCTGCCGCCCAACTCTCCAGTTCtgagcgccagcagcagcagcagcagcagcagtccacGGGTTACCAGCAGGTGCACATCATCCAGAAGCTGATCGAGCAGGCCAACCGGGTGCTGCGAGCCGAGCGGCTCAAGGATAACGCCGTCGAGAAGTCGCCATCGCCAGTCCAGCGGCTGGGAAACGTGCGATTCCTGCGACCTACACAGGCCAAGAAGGCGCCGCTGCCCATTTCCGAGAGCTTCCTGTTCGAGCAGGAGCGCCTCAAGAttctggagcagcagcagcgccagagAAACGCCGGCATGGAGGAACTGAACGCCAATGCCGAGGACGAGCGAATGCTCAGTTCGGCGGAGCGACAGACTCAGTACGAGCATGAGCTCCAGAGGATGGGCGTGCCGGTGGTGGCTGGCATCGGGCCGGATGGTCCGAGAGCTCCCGCCGAGCGTCTCGTTCACCTGGACCTGAAGGGTGCTCCGCCTAAGCTAAGCTTTCTCAAGCAACTGCTGCCCGTGCTACGGGCATTGGGAGCCACTGGTCTGCTCATAGAGTACGAGGACATGTTTCCCTACAGCGGAGTTCTTCAGCCGCTGGCGGCGCACAATGCCTACAAGGAGGACGAACTGCGG GACTTCCTCGAGTGCGCTGCCCTCCACGGGCTGAGCGTAATGCCCCTCGTTCAAACCTTTGGGCACATGGAATACGTCCTCAAACTCTCGGGCTTCGAGCAGATGCGTGAGCTGGCGGAGAGTCCACAGTCGATTTGCCCCAGTCAGCCACAGAGCATGGCGCTGCTGGAGCAGATGCTCACCCAAGtgatcgaattgcattcacaGTGCTTGGGTCAGGCGACGCCCGCCACCAACGTTCCCGTAGCACAAATACGGTTCACCCATATCCACATCGGCTGTGACGAGGTGCAGCGCATGGGCGAGTGCACCAGCTGCCGCCAAAGGTTGCGCAGTGAGCTCTTCCTCTCGCACGTGATAAGCATGGCGCACTTCATCCGCCGACAGTGGCCGCATCTGGGTGTGGTTATCTGGGACGACCAGTTGCGATCGATGTCCCTCAGCGAGCTGCAGCACTCGCAAGTGGGCAGCTACGTGGAGCCGATGGTGTGGGTGTACGCCAGTGACATATACCGCTTCATTCAGCCACAGCTGTGGGATACCTATGCCAAGGTCTTTCCCAGCGCCTGGACGGCGTCGGCTTTCAAGGGAGCCTTTGGTGAGAGCTTGTTggtgccgccgctgcagcatCATCTTGAGAACAACATCCGATGGCTGGCAGTGATCGCCAAGGAAGGCGGACGCTTCTCAAAGGGATTAAGAGGTCTGGCACTGACCGGATGGCAGCGGTACGATCATTTCGCAGTACTCTGTGAACTCCTGCCGGTAGGCATTCCCAGTCTGATGACGTCGCTGTCGACCGTCTCCAAGGGCTACTTCAGCACTAATCCGCGGGACAATGAGCTGCTGCGCGTGCTGCAGTGCGTCTTCCAGCCGGACAGTCGGCGATCGGGTCGACCCTGGCTGGAACTGCATCCGAATGCCCATCATAGTCAGCTCTTTGCTGTGTGCAACTATCCGGGTCACCTGGTCTTCAAATATGCCCTGCGCCTGTTTGACAAGCTGGCCGAGATCCGACTCTATTTGCAGCAGACCCGGGACCAGAGCGCCTGGCTCTCCGACTACAATGTGCGGCACAACTTCAGTTCGCCGCTGAGGGTGCGCGAACTGACTGACAGGACGCCGATGCTGATCGAGGAGCTGCGGGCGATGGCGCGGGAGGCGCAGCAGCTGCTGTGGGAGGTATACGACGAGTACACGGTGACGGAGTTTGTGGAGCAGCACATTTATCCCACCATCGAGGCACTGCAGCGCCAGTTGGCCAGGGCGGAAATGCTGCTCCAGCGACGCACTTGGCCACAGAGACCACTGCCTCTGCCCTTGAAAGTGCAGGAGGACATGGGACTGGTGACGcatcagcaggagcaacaatgA
- the LOC6727604 gene encoding uncharacterized protein LOC6727604, with protein sequence MSEVLNQLKRQREEDSTNVFEPSSKRFKYKHLNDEIRSSCSISYLEESDTRGSVESGYSSELGASENAYYPQNQMLFNLHLEREMRKKLKIISRDNLNVQI encoded by the coding sequence ATGTCTGAAGTTTTGAATCAATTGAAACGCCAGAGGGAAGAGGATTCAACCAACGTTTTTGAGCCATCCAGCAAACGATTCAAGTACAAGCATCTGAATGACGAGAttaggagcagctgcagcatttCGTATCTGGAGGAGAGCGATACTCGGGGATCTGTAGAATCAGGATACTCGTCGGAACTTGGAGCCAGTGAAAATGCCTACTACCCGCAGAACCAGATGCTTTTCAACTTGCATCTCGAGCGGGAAATgcgcaaaaaattaaaaataatttctagGGATAACTTAAATGTGCAAATAtga